In a genomic window of Shouchella clausii:
- a CDS encoding MFS transporter, with protein sequence MQKKLADKVFGHVEASKDLKLLLVIGGLYALSVALSNTFVNIFLWKQSGKFMDLALYNLMSVMLQPLAFILAGKLTKRIDRVFILRLGVSIMSLFYITVLLAGSHAADYLLLLGALLGAGAGCYWLAFNVLTFEVTEPDTRDFFNGFLGLLTSFAGMTGPLLAGFIITRMTGYRGYFLIFACSLTLFLIGVVLTMWLSKRHAKGKLQLREVLKERRRNKDWARILCAHLFQGFREGTFAFVIVVWVYVTTGNELALGTYGLVTSSVQLVVYYLAARLLKRAFRKRAILVGGCILYGAIFILLFHLSFAKLITYGVFISIAYPLLLIPYISLTYDVIGRSYNAAELRVEYIIVRECVLNTGRMLSILLFIAAISLFPEKQAIPAVLLLVGSGHLWIYFFVRNIQLSPQDPEPSHVQYAGDPDGENSAGGSV encoded by the coding sequence ATGCAAAAGAAATTGGCAGATAAAGTGTTCGGCCATGTAGAAGCATCAAAAGATTTGAAATTGCTCCTTGTCATTGGCGGCCTTTATGCACTAAGTGTGGCGCTTTCCAATACATTTGTAAATATATTCTTGTGGAAACAGTCTGGGAAATTTATGGACCTCGCTTTATACAATTTAATGTCTGTCATGTTGCAGCCACTCGCCTTTATCCTTGCAGGGAAGCTAACGAAAAGAATCGACCGCGTGTTTATTTTGCGCCTAGGCGTAAGCATTATGTCGCTTTTCTACATCACGGTGCTTCTAGCCGGGTCACATGCCGCGGATTATTTGCTTTTGCTTGGTGCGTTGCTTGGTGCTGGCGCTGGTTGTTATTGGCTTGCATTTAATGTGCTGACGTTTGAAGTAACAGAGCCGGATACACGCGACTTTTTTAACGGCTTTTTAGGACTGCTAACCTCTTTTGCTGGGATGACAGGCCCACTGCTGGCTGGGTTTATCATTACGAGGATGACTGGTTACCGCGGGTATTTCCTCATTTTTGCCTGTTCGCTGACGCTATTTCTTATCGGTGTCGTTTTAACAATGTGGCTTTCCAAACGGCATGCGAAAGGAAAGCTGCAATTAAGAGAAGTATTGAAAGAACGACGCCGAAACAAAGATTGGGCGAGGATACTTTGTGCCCATTTATTCCAAGGTTTTCGAGAAGGGACGTTTGCATTTGTCATCGTCGTATGGGTATACGTGACAACTGGCAACGAGCTTGCTCTTGGCACATATGGGCTGGTCACTTCCAGTGTACAGTTGGTGGTATATTATTTAGCAGCCCGGCTGTTAAAGCGCGCTTTCCGAAAGCGGGCCATATTAGTAGGCGGTTGCATCTTATATGGAGCGATCTTCATCCTTCTGTTTCACTTAAGCTTTGCTAAACTCATCACGTATGGGGTGTTTATTTCCATCGCCTATCCATTGCTGCTCATCCCATATATTTCGCTTACGTACGATGTAATTGGCCGTTCGTACAATGCAGCGGAATTGCGGGTTGAGTATATCATCGTCCGTGAATGTGTGTTAAATACAGGGAGAATGTTATCGATTCTTTTATTTATTGCTGCGATTAGCTTATTTCCAGAAAAACAGGCGATTCCAGCCGTATTGCTTCTTGTCGGTTCAGGTCATTTATGGATCTATTTTTTTGTGCGAAACATTCAGTTAAGCCCCCAAGATCCTGAACCTAGCCATGTTCAGTATGCAGGGGACCCAGACGGGGAAAATAGCGCTGGAGGCTCGGTGTAA
- the sodA gene encoding superoxide dismutase SodA, with the protein MAYKLPELPYAANALEPHIDEATMNIHHGKHHNTYVTNLNAALEGHAALAEKSIEDLVANLDAVPENIRTAVRNNGGGHANHTFFWQILSPNGGGEPTGALAEDIKSTFGSVEEFKNKFADAAKGRFGSGWAWLVVNNGNLEITSTPNQDTPLSEGKTPILGLDVWEHAYYLNYQNRRPDYIAAFWNVVNWDEVSKRYEAAK; encoded by the coding sequence ATGGCTTACAAACTACCAGAATTGCCTTACGCGGCAAATGCACTTGAACCGCATATTGATGAGGCGACAATGAACATTCACCACGGAAAACACCACAATACGTATGTAACAAACTTAAATGCTGCATTGGAAGGACATGCAGCACTTGCAGAGAAGAGCATTGAAGATTTGGTTGCAAACTTGGATGCTGTTCCAGAAAACATCCGCACAGCGGTCCGCAACAATGGCGGAGGCCATGCAAACCACACATTCTTCTGGCAAATTTTAAGTCCAAATGGCGGCGGTGAGCCGACTGGCGCTCTTGCAGAAGACATTAAATCAACTTTCGGCAGCGTTGAAGAATTCAAAAACAAATTTGCAGACGCAGCAAAAGGACGCTTTGGTTCAGGATGGGCTTGGCTAGTTGTCAATAACGGCAATTTAGAAATTACAAGCACGCCTAACCAAGATACACCATTGTCTGAAGGGAAAACGCCTATCCTCGGACTTGACGTCTGGGAGCACGCTTACTACTTGAACTACCAAAACCGTCGCCCAGACTACATTGCAGCTTTCTGGAACGTCGTCAATTGGGACGAGGTTAGCAAACGTTACGAAGCAGCAAAATAA
- a CDS encoding Na/Pi cotransporter family protein: MGEFQTLLFTFLGGIGIFLFSVKYMGDGLQKTAGDRLRDLLDKYTTNPFMGLISGIVVTVLLQSSTATTVLTIGLVNAGFMRLRQAIAVIMGANIGTTTTAFIIGLNLKEYSLPIMAVGAFLIFFFKKKKVNYIGQVVFGFGGLFYGLDLMGSSLRPLSNWEPFVDFTVRMGENPFLGIVVGIILAVALQSSSAAIGLVQQLYEQGAMELQAALPVLIGDNIGTTLTAVLVAIGATVGARRAALTHVVFNTIGAVLVMIAFPLFVNFIAFLGGQFNLGPSMQIAAAHGVYNVANVIIQFPCIAVLAYIVTKLVPGDELALDYKPKHLDPIFIGNSPAIALGQAKQEILHMADYSKKGLEQAIRYMETGEKKDAELALQYEQAINNLDREITDYLVKVSARSLSPADSNLHSTLLNVVRDIERIGDHMENIVELKDYQKANKVKMSDIALNDLNEMFKLTYSTLEEAMDSLERDDLDKAHDVLKHEDLIDSMERKLRKQHIKRINEGKCSGSAGIVFVDIISNLERIGDHSVNIAQSVIGD, from the coding sequence GTGGGAGAGTTTCAAACGTTGCTGTTTACGTTTCTTGGAGGGATAGGAATCTTTCTATTTTCCGTCAAATATATGGGAGACGGCCTCCAAAAGACAGCAGGGGACCGATTGCGGGATTTGCTAGACAAATACACAACGAATCCTTTTATGGGTCTTATTTCAGGGATTGTCGTAACGGTTTTGCTACAAAGTAGTACAGCGACAACGGTGTTGACGATCGGTCTTGTGAATGCGGGCTTTATGCGGCTTAGGCAAGCGATTGCTGTTATAATGGGCGCAAATATTGGGACAACAACAACAGCATTTATTATTGGACTTAATTTGAAAGAATATAGCTTGCCGATTATGGCAGTAGGGGCATTTTTAATTTTCTTTTTCAAAAAGAAAAAAGTCAATTATATTGGCCAAGTCGTATTTGGGTTTGGTGGGCTCTTTTATGGTCTCGATCTAATGGGCAGTAGCTTGCGGCCACTTAGCAATTGGGAACCGTTTGTTGATTTCACCGTTAGGATGGGAGAAAACCCGTTTTTAGGAATTGTTGTTGGAATTATCCTGGCTGTTGCTCTGCAAAGCTCTTCAGCGGCAATCGGGTTGGTCCAACAATTGTATGAGCAAGGAGCAATGGAATTGCAAGCGGCGCTACCGGTATTAATTGGCGATAACATCGGTACTACCCTTACGGCTGTATTGGTCGCGATTGGCGCCACAGTAGGGGCACGGAGAGCCGCACTAACACACGTTGTGTTTAATACGATTGGCGCGGTGCTAGTAATGATTGCATTTCCACTTTTCGTAAACTTTATTGCATTCTTAGGTGGACAATTCAATTTAGGCCCTTCCATGCAAATTGCTGCAGCCCACGGTGTCTATAACGTCGCAAATGTAATCATTCAATTTCCGTGTATCGCTGTACTGGCCTATATCGTTACGAAGCTTGTTCCTGGAGATGAACTTGCTTTAGATTACAAACCAAAACATTTAGATCCGATCTTTATCGGAAACTCGCCAGCAATTGCTTTAGGACAAGCCAAACAAGAAATTCTCCATATGGCCGATTACTCGAAAAAGGGATTAGAGCAAGCGATTCGCTATATGGAAACAGGCGAAAAGAAGGACGCCGAGTTGGCACTTCAGTATGAACAAGCAATTAACAATTTAGACCGCGAGATCACCGACTATTTGGTTAAAGTGTCGGCACGTTCCTTGTCGCCTGCTGATTCCAATCTCCATTCAACGCTATTAAATGTCGTCAGGGATATCGAACGGATTGGCGACCATATGGAAAACATTGTTGAATTGAAAGATTATCAAAAAGCGAATAAAGTGAAAATGAGCGATATTGCCTTAAATGACTTAAACGAGATGTTCAAATTAACGTATTCGACATTAGAAGAAGCAATGGATTCCCTTGAACGGGATGATCTTGATAAAGCACATGACGTTTTAAAACATGAAGATTTAATTGATAGCATGGAAAGAAAGCTAAGAAAACAACATATTAAACGGATAAATGAGGGCAAATGTTCTGGTTCGGCGGGGATTGTTTTTGTCGACATTATTAGCAACCTAGAACGAATTGGCGACCATTCGGTCAACATTGCCCAATCGGTAATTGGCGATTAG
- a CDS encoding LLM class flavin-dependent oxidoreductase, producing MELGISTFVETTPDIKTGKTISHAQRLREVVEEIVLADKVGLDVFGVGEHQRQDYAASSPAVVLAAAASQTKRIRLTSAVTVLSSADPVRVFQDFATLDGLSNGRAEVMAGRGSFIESFPLFGYDLNDYDELFDEKLDLLMHLQKSERVTWSGKHRPAIQNLGVYPRPVQNPLPIWIGSGGNQESVIRAGLLGLPLVLAIIGGNPLHFAPLVELYYKAAEHGGHDPLKLQVASHSHGFIAEDVETAADTFFPSTQQAMNTLARERGWGVYTRSSFDAARSFEGALYVGDPETVAEKIIHLRKYVGITRFMLHVPVGSMPHEDVMKAIELFGKETAPRVREEVFRWETSQ from the coding sequence ATGGAATTAGGCATTAGTACCTTTGTAGAAACGACTCCGGATATAAAGACGGGGAAAACAATCAGCCATGCCCAACGACTACGGGAAGTCGTTGAGGAAATTGTCCTTGCCGACAAGGTTGGGCTCGATGTATTTGGCGTAGGAGAACATCAACGCCAAGATTATGCCGCTTCTTCCCCTGCTGTCGTATTGGCTGCGGCGGCTTCGCAAACGAAACGAATTAGGCTGACAAGTGCGGTGACTGTGCTTTCATCAGCTGACCCTGTACGCGTCTTCCAAGATTTCGCAACGCTTGACGGGCTTTCAAACGGACGGGCGGAAGTGATGGCAGGCAGGGGCTCTTTCATTGAGTCGTTTCCGTTATTTGGCTATGACTTAAATGATTATGATGAGCTGTTTGACGAGAAACTTGATTTGCTTATGCATCTACAAAAGTCAGAAAGAGTAACGTGGAGCGGCAAGCATCGCCCGGCTATTCAAAATTTAGGTGTGTATCCACGGCCTGTACAAAACCCGCTGCCTATATGGATTGGGAGCGGAGGCAACCAGGAATCTGTTATTCGGGCAGGGCTCCTCGGTCTTCCGCTTGTCCTCGCGATCATCGGTGGAAATCCACTCCACTTTGCTCCTCTAGTGGAACTTTATTATAAAGCAGCTGAGCATGGAGGACATGACCCATTAAAACTCCAAGTCGCCTCTCATTCACATGGATTTATTGCCGAAGATGTGGAAACTGCGGCAGACACATTCTTCCCTTCTACCCAGCAGGCGATGAATACGCTTGCCCGGGAGAGAGGCTGGGGAGTATACACCCGCTCAAGCTTTGATGCTGCACGGAGCTTTGAGGGCGCTCTTTATGTTGGAGATCCTGAGACGGTGGCTGAAAAAATTATTCACCTGCGTAAATATGTAGGGATCACAAGATTTATGCTCCATGTGCCAGTCGGTTCAATGCCACATGAAGATGTCATGAAGGCAATTGAGCTTTTCGGAAAAGAAACGGCGCCCCGCGTAAGGGAGGAAGTCTTCCGGTGGGAAACGTCGCAATAA
- a CDS encoding NfeD family protein has translation MIDWLDSASIGFIVVAFGTLFLIGELLVRARGLFGLLGIGLICMYFIYHLNGDVGTWVIVFYLIGLGLIIFDGNVTSDGTIAAIGVILMIIGLAIPAPDFVYGVLVSFATVIGAFASLLFLKVFPHRNMWAKMTLKDQLSSEKGYNSMNESYKELVGKKGVALTDFRPTGTIDIEGNPYSATSGGRWIKADTEVEVVSVDGTRILVKAVEVENEDDQPANQSNKDHQ, from the coding sequence ATGATTGATTGGCTCGATTCAGCTTCGATTGGATTTATCGTAGTTGCTTTTGGGACATTATTTTTAATCGGCGAATTGTTGGTTAGGGCAAGGGGTCTATTTGGCCTTCTCGGCATTGGATTAATATGCATGTATTTTATCTACCATTTAAACGGGGATGTTGGCACTTGGGTGATTGTTTTTTATTTAATTGGCCTCGGACTCATTATATTTGACGGCAACGTGACATCAGACGGCACAATTGCTGCGATTGGGGTTATACTAATGATCATCGGTCTGGCGATCCCTGCCCCGGATTTCGTTTATGGCGTGCTTGTTTCATTTGCAACCGTGATCGGTGCCTTTGCGTCTCTTTTGTTCTTAAAAGTTTTTCCCCATCGGAATATGTGGGCGAAAATGACACTAAAAGACCAACTTTCTTCTGAAAAAGGCTATAACTCAATGAACGAAAGCTACAAAGAACTTGTTGGAAAGAAAGGGGTAGCTTTGACTGACTTTCGTCCTACTGGGACCATAGACATTGAGGGGAACCCATACAGTGCAACAAGCGGGGGCCGTTGGATCAAAGCCGATACAGAAGTGGAAGTTGTCTCCGTCGATGGAACGAGAATTTTAGTCAAAGCCGTCGAAGTGGAAAATGAAGATGATCAACCAGCAAATCAAAGTAATAAGGATCACCAGTAA
- a CDS encoding DUF1002 domain-containing protein: MRTKLKKISIALTALLLVISFMPKLAFADAVPGDVIVTLGQNLSEEQKRDILKRMELPDEYETIYVTNEEEHLYLGQYISASQIGNKALSSSKITIAPAGTGIQVTSDRISWVSNEMYANALVTAGVQDAEVYVTAPFEVSGTAALTGLIKAYETAADLDIPEEQKTVANEEMIRTAELAESIGSEEANELITRVKEEIASTSIETEEEMRTIIIKLADEINVTLSDQETDELTALFMKMKDLDIDWDHLKDQLSKVRENFGNFVESEEAKSFLDSFIDAMKRFFDSIADLFRS, encoded by the coding sequence ATGAGAACAAAGTTAAAGAAAATAAGCATCGCTTTGACTGCGCTATTGCTTGTTATTTCGTTTATGCCAAAACTAGCATTTGCAGATGCTGTCCCTGGTGATGTGATTGTCACCCTTGGCCAAAACTTATCTGAGGAGCAGAAACGGGATATTTTAAAACGGATGGAACTGCCCGATGAGTATGAAACCATTTATGTAACCAATGAAGAAGAGCACTTATACTTAGGTCAGTATATTAGCGCCAGCCAAATCGGCAATAAAGCCTTGTCTTCGTCGAAAATTACAATTGCCCCTGCTGGCACCGGCATACAAGTGACTTCTGATCGAATTAGCTGGGTATCAAATGAAATGTATGCCAATGCTTTAGTAACAGCTGGCGTACAAGACGCTGAAGTATATGTCACAGCTCCGTTTGAAGTTTCAGGTACCGCTGCTCTCACTGGGTTGATTAAAGCATATGAGACAGCTGCTGACTTGGATATTCCAGAGGAGCAAAAGACCGTTGCCAATGAGGAAATGATCCGAACAGCAGAGCTGGCTGAATCGATTGGCAGTGAAGAGGCAAATGAGTTAATTACCCGAGTGAAAGAAGAAATTGCTAGCACCAGCATTGAAACAGAAGAGGAAATGCGGACGATTATTATTAAGCTTGCTGATGAAATTAATGTGACGCTATCGGATCAGGAAACGGATGAACTTACAGCGTTATTTATGAAAATGAAAGATCTTGATATTGATTGGGATCACTTAAAGGATCAGCTATCTAAAGTAAGGGAGAACTTTGGTAATTTTGTCGAAAGCGAAGAGGCAAAATCATTCCTCGATAGTTTTATTGATGCGATGAAACGCTTTTTTGATTCCATTGCTGACCTATTTCGTTCATAA